From Enterococcus mediterraneensis, the proteins below share one genomic window:
- a CDS encoding CAT RNA binding domain-containing protein — MVVIQVLSHNAVIAKEMDKKGEWVLVQRGIGFGKKRAGHRIWEETR; from the coding sequence ATGGTGGTAATTCAAGTATTGTCGCACAATGCGGTGATCGCAAAAGAAATGGATAAGAAAGGAGAGTGGGTGCTAGTGCAGCGGGGCATCGGATTTGGGAAGAAACGAGCGGGGCATCGGATTTGGGAAGAAACGAGGTGA
- a CDS encoding PTS sugar transporter subunit IIA produces the protein MKIILCGHGYYGNALKESAEMIAGSQPQLTAIDFTPELAVKDLVMKMQEVILENEHEEIIILTDIPGGSPANAATLCKKLYPTIHVVTGCSLVLLLSLLLTKDISEACQDGQQAMQEIRLEEMK, from the coding sequence ATGAAGATTATTTTATGTGGCCATGGTTATTATGGCAATGCGCTTAAAGAGAGTGCGGAGATGATAGCGGGTTCTCAACCGCAACTTACAGCGATTGATTTTACTCCAGAGTTGGCTGTAAAAGACTTAGTCATGAAGATGCAGGAAGTAATCTTGGAAAATGAACACGAAGAAATTATTATTTTGACGGATATTCCAGGAGGCAGTCCAGCAAATGCCGCAACACTCTGTAAGAAGCTATATCCTACTATCCATGTAGTGACTGGTTGTTCACTAGTATTACTTTTATCACTATTGTTAACAAAAGATATCAGTGAGGCTTGTCAAGATGGACAGCAGGCAATGCAAGAAATTCGATTGGAGGAAATGAAATGA
- a CDS encoding PTS sugar transporter subunit IIB: MIVAIRIDERLIHGQVATMWTNSLKVTRIMVVDDTIIKNEMEKEVLKLAKPGNVKLSILSVRTAADRILADNYEDQRVFLLVKNPETLVQLISYGVAIKEVNVGNLSATVNSRAVTKSVHVDDKQAKAFKELHDAKVNLQYQMVPNEEGRDFYKMMEDVGKWN; encoded by the coding sequence ATGATTGTAGCGATTCGGATTGATGAACGATTGATTCACGGACAAGTTGCGACAATGTGGACGAATAGTTTGAAAGTCACTCGTATTATGGTAGTTGATGACACGATTATAAAAAATGAAATGGAAAAAGAAGTGTTGAAACTGGCGAAACCGGGGAACGTAAAGCTTAGTATCTTATCCGTTCGTACAGCTGCCGATAGGATTCTAGCTGATAATTATGAGGATCAACGTGTGTTTTTACTGGTAAAAAATCCAGAAACGTTAGTTCAGTTGATTTCATATGGAGTAGCCATTAAGGAAGTCAATGTGGGAAATTTATCTGCAACTGTAAATAGTCGAGCTGTAACAAAATCTGTCCATGTTGATGATAAACAAGCCAAAGCCTTTAAAGAACTTCATGATGCCAAAGTAAATTTGCAATATCAAATGGTTCCTAATGAAGAAGGACGTGACTTTTATAAAATGATGGAGGATGTTGGAAAATGGAATTGA
- a CDS encoding PTS mannose/fructose/sorbose/N-acetylgalactosamine transporter subunit IIC, with protein sequence MELSVWQLGILIIFSFFTILDSLSLNLGCQFPVIVGAFVGMVIGDLRLGLMIGSTLQLMVLGVGTYGGASVPDFTTGAIVGTVYAYLTGGDVEFALALAVPVGLLMVQLDVLARFSNTFFLHRVDRSIERMDLKGIRRNILLGALPWGLSRAIPVSIMLIFGRGVINAIVNQLPDWLMGGLKVSGGLLPVVGIAVLLRYLPTKKFFPYLIIGFFCAAYLKVPMLGVACVGSAIALIAYNNQIQNKPVFVNAVSSEGEDDYEE encoded by the coding sequence ATGGAATTGAGTGTTTGGCAATTAGGCATATTGATCATTTTTTCTTTTTTTACGATCTTAGATTCTTTGTCTTTGAACCTAGGTTGTCAATTTCCCGTAATCGTTGGAGCATTTGTTGGTATGGTCATCGGTGATTTAAGGTTGGGATTGATGATCGGGTCTACATTGCAATTGATGGTCTTAGGAGTTGGAACTTATGGTGGCGCCTCTGTTCCTGATTTTACGACTGGGGCGATCGTTGGGACAGTCTATGCATATCTAACAGGTGGAGATGTAGAATTTGCCCTTGCATTAGCGGTACCTGTAGGGCTGCTAATGGTTCAATTAGATGTTTTAGCTCGTTTTAGTAACACTTTCTTTTTACATCGAGTAGATCGAAGTATTGAAAGAATGGATTTAAAAGGCATTCGCCGCAATATCTTATTAGGGGCATTGCCATGGGGATTATCTCGAGCGATTCCTGTGTCAATCATGCTTATTTTTGGACGTGGCGTTATAAATGCAATCGTAAATCAATTACCAGATTGGCTAATGGGTGGATTAAAAGTTTCGGGTGGCTTGTTACCAGTCGTTGGGATTGCTGTGCTACTTCGCTATTTGCCGACAAAGAAATTTTTCCCATATCTTATTATTGGATTTTTTTGTGCAGCCTATTTAAAGGTGCCAATGCTTGGGGTCGCGTGTGTGGGAAGTGCCATTGCTCTGATTGCGTATAATAATCAAATTCAGAACAAACCCGTCTTTGTAAATGCCGTTAGTTCAGAAGGAGAAGATGATTATGAAGAATGA
- a CDS encoding PTS system mannose/fructose/sorbose family transporter subunit IID encodes MIMKNEATKKELLQMNTRWIFTSQICWNYERMMSTGYLYSILPFLEKNYPNKQDLQSMLRMHNQFFNSNPMTGTLILGIDQAIEEKEGIKSKEVVTGIKTGLMGPFAGVGDTLFGVLLPTIMGSIAAYMGLQGNVTGVLLWIAANISVVVLRYFLMLSGYRQGTKLVNEMGNRLQILTDTAILLGMTVVGALIPTVVNAPISFIYKSGEVEMKLQEILDQVMPSLIPVLLVMLVYHLLGKKKMTSSKAILFIMILGIVLYNLHILG; translated from the coding sequence ATGATTATGAAGAATGAAGCGACTAAAAAAGAATTATTACAAATGAATACTCGTTGGATATTTACCAGTCAAATTTGCTGGAATTACGAACGGATGATGTCTACAGGGTATTTGTACTCTATCCTGCCATTTTTAGAAAAAAATTATCCCAATAAACAGGATTTGCAATCAATGTTACGAATGCACAACCAATTTTTCAATAGTAATCCAATGACCGGTACGTTGATTCTTGGAATCGATCAAGCGATCGAAGAAAAAGAAGGGATCAAATCAAAAGAGGTCGTTACTGGAATCAAGACCGGATTGATGGGGCCATTTGCTGGCGTAGGAGATACATTGTTCGGTGTTCTTTTGCCAACCATCATGGGTTCGATTGCTGCTTATATGGGGCTTCAAGGAAATGTTACTGGAGTCTTGCTATGGATTGCGGCAAATATCAGCGTTGTTGTTTTGCGATATTTTTTGATGCTGAGTGGTTATCGTCAAGGAACAAAATTAGTGAACGAAATGGGAAATCGTCTGCAGATTCTCACGGATACAGCGATTCTTTTAGGAATGACAGTAGTTGGTGCGTTGATTCCGACTGTAGTGAATGCGCCTATTTCTTTCATCTACAAATCTGGTGAGGTAGAAATGAAACTTCAAGAGATTCTGGATCAAGTAATGCCATCGTTGATTCCGGTTTTACTTGTTATGCTTGTCTATCATCTATTGGGAAAGAAAAAAATGACTTCCTCAAAAGCGATTTTATTCATTATGATTTTAGGCATTGTTCTTTATAATTTACACATTTTAGGATAG
- a CDS encoding SIS domain-containing protein gives MSLAYFDYCEELAVVLRKEEPKMREAGKRIAVAIANGGILQAFGSGHSHAGAIEISGRAGGLIPTKAIIDPANGMYESIEGVGNLLAKKVQIKEYDIFVIISNSGRNPEVIELAKWVKDHGNDLIVVTALDISEKSTSRHSSGMRLFELADVILDNHSVFGDAALTIDGLDTPVCGTSSYAATLLLQQTMHFAINELVTQGIKPPVYKSANIDGGREENDYWEKKYADRIFHM, from the coding sequence ATGAGTTTAGCATATTTTGATTATTGTGAGGAATTGGCTGTTGTTTTAAGGAAAGAAGAACCTAAGATGAGAGAGGCAGGAAAACGAATCGCTGTTGCAATTGCAAATGGAGGGATACTTCAAGCCTTCGGTAGCGGACATTCACATGCAGGCGCAATTGAAATATCGGGCAGAGCAGGCGGATTGATCCCTACAAAAGCTATCATCGATCCAGCAAATGGCATGTATGAAAGCATCGAAGGCGTCGGTAATCTGCTGGCTAAAAAAGTTCAGATAAAAGAGTATGATATTTTTGTTATTATTTCAAATTCTGGAAGGAATCCAGAAGTCATTGAACTAGCAAAATGGGTCAAAGATCATGGGAATGATTTGATTGTTGTAACTGCTTTAGATATCTCAGAAAAAAGTACTTCTCGCCATAGCAGCGGTATGCGTCTTTTTGAATTGGCGGATGTGATTTTGGATAATCATTCTGTTTTTGGAGATGCGGCATTAACGATCGATGGACTAGATACGCCAGTTTGCGGTACTTCCTCTTACGCCGCTACGTTACTTCTCCAACAGACCATGCATTTTGCAATCAATGAATTGGTAACACAAGGAATTAAACCACCAGTCTATAAAAGTGCAAATATTGATGGTGGCAGAGAAGAAAACGATTATTGGGAGAAAAAGTATGCCGATCGAATCTTCCATATGTAA
- a CDS encoding MalY/PatB family protein, protein MPIESSICKKQLQFPDRHETCSVKWDRNTQDVLPFSVADMDFSGSVHLINRLKQRLEHPVLGYTDPFPNTKRTICNWWNSRYHTTISEEAVIYSTGVLHSYVQIIEEFTRIGDKILTFSPIYPPLFNLPVKLGRPVVFSELINDNWQIDCEDVEKKIRSDPTIRLLVLCNPHNPVCKVWGKVLLEKLVMICSKYDVLLVSDEIHIDLSFIPAVSILQVSRPQDAVIVLGSPVKTFNVAGIKGSFLFCPSVKIRERLAIRFKTRGISDLNLFAYQMLEEVYGNPENEIWLERAKNQISANYQLLCKNMKRSLPKVEIAPLEATYLAWIDLRAYLTDEQIKKACHRAKITLHYGNEFGLNGEGFIRWNIACDPVILEKGIDLFIKEVSRISLG, encoded by the coding sequence ATGCCGATCGAATCTTCCATATGTAAGAAACAACTTCAGTTCCCAGATCGACATGAAACTTGTTCTGTGAAATGGGATCGAAACACGCAAGATGTTTTACCATTTTCTGTTGCAGATATGGATTTTTCAGGGAGCGTTCATCTGATCAATAGATTAAAACAAAGATTAGAGCATCCTGTTTTGGGTTACACAGATCCTTTTCCGAACACAAAACGAACAATCTGTAATTGGTGGAATAGTAGATACCACACGACCATATCAGAAGAAGCAGTGATCTATTCCACCGGTGTTCTTCACAGCTATGTGCAGATTATTGAAGAGTTTACAAGAATCGGTGATAAAATTCTGACTTTCTCGCCGATTTATCCGCCGCTGTTCAATTTGCCTGTTAAATTGGGTCGACCGGTGGTTTTCAGTGAATTGATAAACGACAATTGGCAAATTGATTGTGAAGATGTAGAGAAAAAAATCCGCTCTGATCCAACGATCCGTCTATTGGTTCTATGTAATCCCCATAATCCAGTCTGTAAAGTATGGGGTAAAGTGCTATTGGAAAAATTAGTAATGATTTGTTCGAAATATGATGTATTGCTGGTATCTGATGAGATCCATATTGATCTGAGCTTTATTCCAGCTGTATCTATTTTACAAGTCTCAAGACCACAGGATGCTGTGATTGTGTTAGGATCACCAGTGAAAACTTTTAATGTAGCTGGAATAAAAGGATCTTTTCTATTCTGCCCATCTGTTAAAATTCGCGAACGTTTAGCAATCCGCTTTAAAACAAGAGGAATCTCTGATTTGAATTTATTCGCCTATCAAATGCTAGAAGAGGTGTATGGTAATCCGGAAAACGAAATTTGGTTAGAGCGAGCGAAGAACCAAATTTCAGCTAATTACCAGTTGTTATGTAAAAATATGAAACGATCTTTGCCAAAAGTAGAAATTGCCCCTTTAGAAGCTACCTATCTTGCTTGGATAGATTTGCGGGCCTATTTAACTGATGAACAAATAAAAAAAGCTTGTCACCGAGCAAAAATTACTCTTCACTACGGAAATGAATTTGGTTTGAATGGAGAAGGGTTCATTCGTTGGAATATTGCCTGTGACCCTGTGATTTTGGAAAAGGGAATTGATTTATTTATCAAAGAAGTATCGCGAATAAGTTTAGGCTGA
- a CDS encoding helix-turn-helix domain-containing protein — translation MLASILLSKKEQKKLKITYFLETLPAGEYSVKSINDGLGFAYSSTQSLLMEMLEDFRALQDQKESFFSPQGQLCWEPGLVTYEQYFSFLIRRSIPYQALLFMLQFPEKELVNFCEIQYISIASAMRYLQPLAEYIQQFGLTFNRSKLTLKGDERLIRLTFFNFVWAVSKGSEELFHHFEEGELATTLAALKQEVPLGQDYVGIKEIYLFAEITYIRTKQGFYVEDDPRYDGILVVDSPLAPENLQAFFPLTAEKLKGEYRFIQFMYHYAPTYTDPNDPRLPIMQSHLQQKNQLNKLLECFEQFWSKKILRGDTDLLKKNPNIHGNLYNVLFCYYVFPQRIPNLFDLLLYFRKNQSVLFETLKERVTAFFQQFMKRQEFDWLQGCNGCLAELFTWLTLEYFEESGQKQPLYVSLIMEANQLFQQDIKAHLRDLSFVELLPFSIHEVERYDYLICSSVALLPEGNQTPFFVFNFFSNSTNYVALYRDLQKHHRKKNLAYKLPQ, via the coding sequence ATGCTGGCGTCTATTTTGTTATCAAAAAAAGAACAGAAAAAACTGAAGATCACCTATTTTCTTGAAACGTTGCCTGCTGGGGAATATTCGGTGAAATCTATCAATGATGGATTGGGATTTGCTTACAGCAGTACGCAGTCTTTGTTGATGGAGATGCTTGAAGATTTTCGAGCGTTGCAAGATCAAAAAGAATCTTTTTTTTCACCACAAGGACAGCTTTGTTGGGAGCCGGGATTGGTCACCTATGAACAGTATTTCTCGTTTTTGATCAGACGAAGCATTCCTTATCAGGCACTTCTTTTCATGTTGCAGTTTCCCGAAAAGGAATTGGTCAACTTTTGCGAGATTCAATACATAAGCATCGCTTCTGCTATGCGCTACTTACAACCGCTAGCAGAGTACATTCAACAATTTGGTTTAACATTCAATCGCAGCAAATTGACACTAAAAGGCGATGAACGGCTGATCCGTTTGACTTTTTTCAATTTCGTCTGGGCCGTTTCTAAAGGCAGCGAGGAATTATTCCATCATTTTGAAGAAGGGGAATTAGCTACTACATTAGCAGCTTTAAAGCAGGAAGTTCCTTTGGGTCAAGATTACGTGGGTATTAAAGAAATCTATCTTTTCGCGGAGATCACCTATATCCGCACGAAACAAGGATTTTACGTAGAAGATGATCCGCGCTACGATGGTATATTGGTTGTAGATAGCCCTTTGGCACCGGAAAATCTCCAAGCCTTCTTTCCATTAACAGCTGAAAAACTTAAAGGCGAATACCGTTTTATCCAGTTTATGTATCATTACGCGCCTACTTATACTGATCCAAACGATCCACGCCTGCCGATAATGCAATCTCATCTTCAGCAGAAAAATCAGCTGAATAAATTGTTAGAGTGTTTCGAACAATTTTGGAGCAAAAAAATCCTGCGAGGCGATACTGATTTATTGAAAAAAAATCCTAATATCCATGGCAATCTGTATAATGTTTTGTTTTGCTACTATGTATTTCCTCAGCGGATCCCTAATCTATTCGACTTATTGCTTTATTTCCGGAAAAACCAGTCTGTATTGTTCGAAACATTAAAAGAACGCGTTACAGCATTTTTCCAGCAATTTATGAAAAGACAAGAATTTGATTGGTTGCAAGGATGTAACGGTTGCTTGGCGGAGCTGTTCACGTGGTTGACACTAGAATACTTTGAGGAATCTGGACAAAAACAACCGCTATATGTTTCCTTGATCATGGAAGCCAACCAGCTGTTTCAACAAGATATCAAGGCACATCTGCGAGATTTATCATTTGTGGAGTTATTGCCTTTTTCGATCCATGAAGTAGAGCGCTATGATTATTTGATCTGCTCCTCTGTCGCACTGTTGCCAGAAGGAAATCAGACACCGTTTTTCGTTTTTAATTTTTTTAGCAATAGTACAAACTACGTTGCATTGTATCGCGACTTGCAAAAACACCATCGAAAGAAAAATCTAGCGTATAAATTGCCGCAATAG
- a CDS encoding vWA domain-containing protein, translating into MKLAKKWCPAMRILVILTILVPYFSSLAVLLPQDAEAITNEPQVVFNEENYGKVEASYVEKETTIEWTIDYQKYQDTSTNDDVQRLMKLRLEQVASGVGTVKNMNDSDLTEEDDWYVEKEFSAESKGTLIVEMPKDDLELTIEVQMDEQRTTIQEVETAVLAAEVETAETTEAAEPAVQTEEITETVETSDILSSTDAGPHTVTAEVAAEEPQPEAQPEVQATEPAKEAQEESVEAVEPSETATSDAEETEAVISDESAQGRVQTAAWNFNPLLENTGSDATDRFIYTTDDTGTFPENGTGLHLEGGPSKEIVNYDYSSVSEDFVPTTNILEEDSGFYGGYHDYDGAYLKKSVMPTDDPNQFTVQLDMIGDITKSETPLDVVLVLDKSSSMTRDITKIIYGEWEEITWQQYNDRRSGDGYQYQAVRLGWFRYRYERRTRTETTSNRWDDVKNATKQFATELLKNENIQMGLASFGSVGNGNIWGEHSVFANGSGFTNDVDELLANSIYTVTPSNSGTPTFLGVDVGYELLTSSEYKSSNENPQKVMIFLTDGQPTFGPRTRYTGLSQLSKTTDSGNIRYTTNDSLRLYEGDGSDTQGNTTLNRIATNTVTHAGSRRKENIQTYSIGYADTTISVNVLTALGEHGYYRAENFTTLIEVLNNILSKLTATIQNATFIDPMSIFVERISDITTAALTLHKGNPNTLSVTPKGTTEDGYPLYAQHIDDTLTESEDGSINLSDITLGGTETELQGYRITYTVELIDKHRDGKFYPTNGPTYLQNGDEKFLHFAVPSVKVAPPEVDFTLTKMVTNTTSILAGAGFTLYEDQERKNPVEGQSEVESDSYGKIYFTNVKPGTYWLHETTTPLGFETMDPIEITVNSDGTITSDGIKDNKIFNELKPFRLRLDKVTQTGASLSGATFRLDEVAETTKEVETVISDEDGNILFTKDLSPGSYKLTETKAPDGYQISENSPWTIEISADRTATIQGKNETTEQELSVEFDTVNGVWQIAPGESSGKISNDLKPFDLSIKKVSSVNEVVLLPGAKFSLYADSSASGTLLATATTDAYGIGSFIKNDGSGEKFPLASNSIYYIKETKAPDGFILLDGIFTVEVNKYDSVTVSYGTTNLDKDAVAVGLVAGEDNNTIQFTAENRPKGQLPSTGGPGRKSSMIAAAVLIVFATGTTVYYVYRNRKGAK; encoded by the coding sequence ATGAAGCTTGCAAAAAAATGGTGCCCTGCTATGCGGATTTTGGTTATTTTGACGATCCTCGTCCCGTATTTCAGTTCACTCGCTGTTCTTTTGCCGCAAGATGCTGAAGCCATCACTAACGAACCGCAAGTGGTCTTCAATGAAGAAAATTATGGAAAAGTCGAAGCATCCTATGTGGAAAAAGAAACAACGATCGAATGGACGATCGATTATCAAAAATATCAAGACACTAGCACGAATGATGATGTGCAGCGCTTGATGAAACTGAGACTAGAGCAAGTAGCTAGCGGCGTCGGCACAGTCAAGAACATGAACGATTCAGATTTGACGGAAGAAGACGACTGGTACGTAGAAAAAGAATTTTCGGCAGAATCAAAAGGAACATTGATCGTCGAAATGCCGAAAGATGACCTTGAATTGACTATCGAAGTTCAAATGGACGAGCAGCGTACCACGATCCAAGAAGTCGAAACAGCAGTTTTAGCGGCTGAAGTAGAAACTGCGGAGACAACGGAAGCTGCAGAACCGGCTGTACAAACAGAAGAAATCACAGAAACGGTGGAAACATCAGACATTCTTTCTTCAACAGATGCCGGTCCTCACACTGTGACTGCGGAAGTTGCGGCAGAAGAGCCACAGCCAGAAGCGCAACCAGAAGTACAAGCAACAGAGCCTGCAAAAGAAGCACAAGAGGAGAGCGTTGAAGCAGTTGAACCGTCCGAAACGGCGACCTCTGATGCAGAAGAAACAGAAGCTGTGATTTCTGATGAATCAGCACAAGGAAGAGTCCAAACGGCTGCTTGGAATTTTAATCCACTGCTTGAGAACACAGGGTCTGATGCGACTGACCGGTTTATTTATACTACAGATGACACGGGAACTTTTCCTGAAAATGGAACAGGGCTTCACTTAGAGGGTGGTCCTAGTAAAGAAATCGTGAACTATGATTATAGTTCTGTTTCTGAAGATTTTGTTCCTACAACGAACATTCTAGAAGAGGATTCAGGATTCTATGGCGGCTATCATGACTATGATGGTGCATATCTGAAGAAAAGCGTTATGCCTACAGATGATCCAAATCAATTCACTGTACAGCTGGATATGATTGGCGATATTACAAAATCGGAAACCCCACTTGATGTGGTATTGGTCTTGGATAAATCTTCGAGTATGACTAGAGATATAACAAAAATAATTTATGGTGAATGGGAAGAGATTACTTGGCAACAATACAATGATCGACGTAGCGGAGACGGCTATCAATATCAGGCTGTACGACTAGGTTGGTTTAGGTATAGATATGAACGTCGAACAAGGACTGAAACTACTTCTAATCGGTGGGATGATGTAAAGAATGCTACAAAACAGTTTGCTACAGAATTATTAAAAAATGAGAATATTCAAATGGGATTGGCCAGTTTTGGCTCAGTTGGAAACGGGAACATTTGGGGAGAACATAGCGTATTCGCTAATGGCTCCGGATTTACCAATGATGTTGATGAACTTCTTGCCAACAGTATATATACTGTTACTCCAAGTAATTCAGGAACACCAACTTTTCTAGGAGTTGACGTTGGATATGAATTATTAACAAGTTCGGAGTATAAATCATCCAATGAAAATCCTCAAAAAGTAATGATTTTCTTGACTGATGGACAGCCTACTTTTGGCCCTAGAACAAGGTATACAGGACTGAGTCAGTTAAGTAAAACTACGGATTCAGGTAATATTCGCTATACCACAAATGATTCTTTACGTCTCTATGAAGGGGATGGTTCTGACACTCAAGGGAATACTACATTAAACCGAATAGCTACTAATACAGTAACTCATGCAGGAAGTCGTAGAAAAGAGAACATTCAAACTTACTCTATTGGTTATGCAGATACAACGATTAGTGTAAATGTATTAACTGCTTTGGGAGAACACGGATACTATAGGGCTGAAAACTTTACGACACTCATCGAGGTATTAAATAATATTCTATCAAAGCTAACAGCAACGATCCAAAATGCTACGTTCATTGATCCGATGAGCATTTTTGTAGAACGAATTAGTGATATAACAACTGCCGCATTGACACTTCATAAAGGTAATCCTAATACTTTAAGTGTAACACCAAAAGGCACGACTGAAGATGGATATCCTTTATATGCTCAACATATTGACGATACTCTTACCGAATCAGAAGATGGTTCCATTAATTTATCTGATATTACCTTAGGCGGTACCGAAACAGAACTTCAAGGTTATCGAATAACTTACACTGTGGAGCTTATAGATAAACATCGAGACGGTAAATTCTATCCGACTAATGGTCCTACCTATTTGCAAAATGGTGATGAAAAATTTTTACACTTCGCAGTTCCATCGGTTAAAGTAGCTCCGCCAGAAGTTGACTTTACTTTAACTAAGATGGTGACTAATACGACGAGCATCTTAGCGGGTGCAGGATTTACACTATACGAAGATCAAGAAAGAAAAAATCCTGTGGAGGGTCAGAGTGAAGTTGAATCCGATTCATATGGAAAAATTTATTTTACTAACGTTAAGCCAGGCACCTATTGGTTACATGAAACTACTACACCACTAGGGTTCGAGACTATGGATCCGATTGAGATAACAGTCAATAGTGACGGTACAATTACTAGTGATGGAATAAAAGATAATAAAATCTTCAACGAATTAAAACCTTTCCGCTTGCGATTAGATAAAGTTACGCAAACGGGTGCATCTTTAAGTGGAGCTACTTTCAGACTTGATGAAGTAGCTGAAACTACTAAAGAAGTTGAGACAGTTATTTCTGATGAAGACGGAAATATTTTATTTACAAAAGACTTATCACCAGGATCCTATAAATTAACTGAAACAAAGGCTCCTGATGGGTATCAAATCTCTGAGAATAGCCCATGGACGATTGAAATATCGGCGGATCGTACAGCGACAATTCAGGGCAAGAACGAGACGACGGAACAAGAGTTATCCGTTGAATTTGATACAGTAAATGGCGTATGGCAGATTGCTCCTGGTGAAAGTTCTGGGAAGATAAGTAATGACTTGAAACCGTTTGATCTTTCAATTAAGAAGGTAAGTTCGGTGAATGAAGTTGTACTACTACCAGGTGCTAAATTCAGCTTGTATGCTGATTCAAGCGCTTCAGGAACTCTATTAGCAACTGCAACAACAGATGCTTATGGAATTGGATCATTCATTAAAAACGATGGTAGTGGAGAAAAATTCCCATTAGCATCTAATAGTATTTACTATATCAAAGAAACCAAAGCACCAGATGGTTTCATCTTGTTAGATGGGATTTTCACAGTAGAAGTTAATAAGTATGATTCAGTAACTGTATCGTATGGTACAACAAACTTAGATAAAGATGCAGTGGCCGTAGGTTTGGTTGCTGGCGAAGATAACAACACCATCCAATTCACCGCTGAAAACCGACCAAAAGGACAACTGCCGTCAACCGGTGGTCCAGGGCGCAAGTCTTCCATGATTGCCGCAGCGGTGCTCATCGTCTTTGCAACAGGTACTACCGTCTACTATGTCTACCGCAATCGAAAGGGGGCGAAGTAA